A single window of Neisseria sp. KEM232 DNA harbors:
- the nrdD gene encoding anaerobic ribonucleoside-triphosphate reductase codes for MIRLHPEQLNGKLQFMHDYISAHNAADGSKMDANANVTQKNIATMEAEIMKDFFVQMNRAQVSRKIAEIFDEDTAREYIRQIEAHEIYVHDETSLKPYCVSVTLYPFLLDGLSKLGGESKAPKHLASFCGSFINLVFAISAQFAGAVATVEFLTYFDYFARKDYGENYLETHAAEVSNHLQQVVYSINQPAAARGYQSVFWNISLYDQYYFDAMFGDFVFPDFEKPVWESVAKLQNFFLKWFNQERTKAVLTFPVVTAAMLTDGGKCKDGVFADQMAKELAEGNSFFVYLSDNPDSLASCCRLRNAIEDRTFSYTLGAGGVATGSINVITINMNRLEQDGRDLAAEVAKIHKYQYAYRKLMEEYQAAGMLPVYDAGFITLDKQFLTIGINGMAEAAEANGITVGYNDDYIQFVQSRLKVIFDANQAASRHYGVKFNTEFVPAENLGVKNAKWDKADGYKVSRDCYNSYFYVVEDEQINALDKFLLHGKELVDWLDGGSALHLNLDEALPEAGYRSLLDIAARTGCNYFCVNVRITICNDCGHIDKRTLQACSGCGSHDIDYGTRVIGYLKRVSAFSSGRRKEHALRHYHREAA; via the coding sequence ATGATTCGGCTGCATCCCGAACAGTTAAACGGCAAACTGCAGTTCATGCACGACTATATTTCCGCCCACAACGCGGCCGACGGCTCGAAGATGGACGCCAACGCCAACGTTACGCAGAAAAACATCGCCACGATGGAAGCGGAAATCATGAAAGACTTTTTCGTGCAGATGAACCGCGCCCAAGTATCGCGCAAAATCGCCGAGATTTTCGACGAAGACACCGCGCGCGAATACATCCGCCAAATCGAGGCGCACGAAATCTATGTGCACGACGAAACCAGCCTGAAACCCTATTGCGTGTCGGTAACGCTGTATCCGTTTTTGCTCGACGGCCTAAGTAAGCTCGGCGGCGAATCGAAAGCGCCCAAGCATCTGGCGTCGTTCTGCGGCTCGTTTATCAATCTGGTGTTTGCCATCAGCGCCCAGTTTGCCGGCGCGGTCGCCACCGTGGAATTTCTCACTTATTTCGACTACTTCGCCCGCAAAGACTACGGCGAAAATTATCTTGAAACCCACGCCGCCGAAGTCTCCAACCATCTGCAGCAAGTGGTGTACAGCATCAACCAGCCCGCCGCCGCACGCGGCTATCAGAGCGTGTTTTGGAATATTTCGCTGTACGATCAATACTATTTCGACGCCATGTTCGGTGATTTCGTCTTCCCCGATTTTGAAAAACCGGTGTGGGAAAGCGTGGCCAAGCTGCAAAACTTTTTCCTGAAATGGTTTAACCAAGAGCGCACCAAAGCCGTATTGACTTTCCCCGTGGTAACCGCCGCCATGCTCACCGACGGCGGCAAGTGCAAAGACGGCGTGTTTGCCGACCAAATGGCTAAGGAATTGGCAGAAGGCAACTCGTTTTTCGTGTATCTGTCGGACAACCCCGATTCGCTCGCGTCCTGCTGCCGTCTGCGCAACGCCATCGAAGACCGCACGTTTAGCTACACGCTCGGCGCGGGCGGCGTGGCCACCGGCTCGATTAACGTGATTACCATCAATATGAACCGCTTGGAACAAGACGGCCGCGATTTGGCTGCCGAAGTCGCCAAAATCCACAAATACCAATACGCCTACCGCAAGCTGATGGAAGAATACCAGGCCGCCGGTATGCTGCCCGTGTACGACGCAGGCTTTATCACGCTGGACAAACAGTTCCTGACCATCGGCATCAACGGCATGGCCGAAGCCGCCGAAGCCAACGGCATCACCGTGGGCTACAACGACGACTATATTCAGTTTGTCCAAAGCCGTCTGAAAGTGATTTTCGACGCCAACCAAGCCGCCAGCCGCCACTACGGCGTGAAATTCAACACCGAATTTGTGCCCGCCGAAAATCTCGGCGTGAAAAACGCCAAATGGGATAAAGCCGACGGCTACAAAGTCAGCCGCGACTGCTACAACTCCTATTTCTACGTGGTGGAAGACGAGCAAATCAACGCGCTCGACAAATTCCTGCTGCACGGCAAAGAGCTGGTGGACTGGCTCGACGGCGGCTCGGCGCTGCACCTGAATCTCGACGAAGCCCTGCCCGAAGCCGGCTACCGCTCGTTGCTCGACATTGCCGCACGCACCGGCTGCAACTACTTCTGCGTCAACGTGCGCATCACCATCTGCAACGACTGCGGCCATATCGACAAACGCACCCTGCAAGCCTGCAGCGGCTGCGGCTCGCACGACATCGACTACGGCACCCGCGTCATCGGTTATCTCAAACGCGTTTCCGCTTTCAGCAGCGGCCGGCGCAAAGAGCACGCGCTCAGGCATTACCACCGCGAAGCGGCTTAG
- a CDS encoding ABC transporter permease produces MRTLKNILTLTLKEFRSVLTDPVLMLLIAYIFTATIYQMAQVSTDVKNASVAVIDLDRSALSMRIRDAVQPPYFKTVRDVRREDSAEAMDKGEYTFILEIPPHFERDVLLGRSPSAQLLIDATAVTQAGVGASYLSQIFSRETNAFAGRELPVIVKPVITAEFNPNGESSWFMPTSQIGTMALMLLMLLAGAAVIRERERGTIEHLLVMPVSAFELMMGKIFANGTVIMLAALGSLWFVVHLGIGVPIQGSLLLYAAGMALFMFSAAALGIMISTFAPTMGQFGMLILPVYIVMNLFAGGSSPRDNMPRAAQIASEYWPLTQFMKFSQNIVFRGAGIETVWSQMLVMALIGTAFLALALLRFRKMLEQQG; encoded by the coding sequence GTGCGCACCCTGAAAAATATCCTTACCCTAACGCTGAAAGAATTCCGCAGCGTCCTCACCGATCCCGTGCTGATGCTGCTCATCGCCTACATCTTCACCGCCACCATCTACCAGATGGCGCAGGTGAGCACCGATGTGAAAAACGCTTCCGTCGCCGTGATCGACCTCGACCGCTCCGCGCTGTCGATGCGCATCCGCGATGCCGTGCAGCCGCCCTATTTCAAAACCGTGCGCGACGTGCGGCGCGAAGATTCCGCCGAAGCGATGGACAAGGGTGAATACACCTTCATCCTCGAAATCCCGCCGCATTTCGAGCGCGACGTACTCTTGGGACGCAGCCCCTCGGCGCAGCTCCTTATCGATGCCACCGCCGTCACGCAGGCGGGCGTCGGCGCGTCTTATCTGTCGCAGATTTTCAGCCGCGAAACCAACGCCTTTGCCGGACGCGAACTGCCGGTGATCGTCAAGCCCGTTATCACCGCCGAATTCAACCCCAACGGCGAAAGCTCATGGTTTATGCCCACCTCGCAAATCGGCACGATGGCGCTGATGCTGCTGATGCTGCTGGCGGGTGCGGCCGTGATCCGCGAGCGCGAACGCGGCACCATCGAACATCTGCTGGTGATGCCCGTCAGCGCTTTCGAGCTGATGATGGGCAAAATCTTCGCCAACGGCACGGTGATTATGCTTGCCGCCCTCGGCTCGCTGTGGTTTGTCGTCCATTTGGGCATCGGCGTGCCGATACAGGGCTCGCTCCTGCTCTACGCGGCGGGCATGGCGCTTTTTATGTTTTCCGCCGCCGCCCTGGGCATCATGATTTCCACCTTCGCCCCGACCATGGGGCAGTTCGGCATGCTGATTCTGCCCGTCTACATCGTGATGAACCTTTTCGCAGGCGGCTCGTCGCCGCGCGACAATATGCCCCGCGCGGCGCAAATCGCCAGCGAATACTGGCCGCTCACCCAGTTTATGAAATTCTCGCAAAACATCGTCTTCCGCGGCGCGGGCATCGAAACCGTGTGGAGCCAGATGCTGGTGATGGCACTGATCGGCACCGCCTTCCTCGCCCTGGCGCTGCTGCGTTTCCGCAAAATGCTGGAACAGCAGGGCTGA
- a CDS encoding TrkH family potassium uptake protein, translated as MYYKIAPIIHVLSKLAALYALLLLIPTLVSYLYHDSAFPAFASTSLVTLAGSVAVWASTRKHHRELRPRDGFTLVFLLWLGFAAISALPFYFHYPSASYTDAFFEAMSGLTTTGATVISSLDTLAPSVNFWRHMMNWFGGMGIIVLAVAILPMLGVGGTQLFKAEIPGIDKDSKMAPRISQTAKRLWLVYLAFTLITCMALKWAGMGWFDAVCHAMSAFSLGGFSTHDASIAFYKSPAIEAVIAAATVLGAINFANHFAAAQEKSPRPYWRDEESRIMLVVLAASIAAASLYMWYKGFYSLPEALRYVGFNFISTGLASGFANTDFAVWPLFVTLWMFFLANVLANTGSMGGGIKLARALVLAKFSLREVSLLLHPNAVRTVKLNKRSVSDRTAMAVMAFIFVYFMTVVAATLGLMASGMDLVTALSAAIACITNAGPGLGTVGPAYNYAALSDLQKWICCAVMLLGRLEIFTVFILFTPDYWRK; from the coding sequence ATGTATTACAAAATCGCCCCGATTATCCACGTCCTCTCCAAGCTGGCCGCGCTCTACGCGCTGCTGCTGCTGATTCCGACGCTGGTGTCCTACCTCTACCACGATTCCGCCTTCCCCGCTTTCGCCAGCACTTCGCTGGTAACGCTGGCCGGCTCGGTGGCCGTGTGGGCGTCGACGCGCAAGCACCACCGCGAGCTGCGCCCGCGCGACGGCTTCACCCTCGTTTTCCTGCTCTGGCTCGGCTTCGCCGCCATCTCCGCCCTGCCCTTTTATTTCCACTACCCGTCTGCCAGCTACACCGACGCCTTTTTCGAAGCCATGAGCGGCCTCACCACCACGGGCGCAACGGTTATTTCCAGCCTCGACACCCTCGCCCCGTCGGTGAACTTCTGGCGACACATGATGAACTGGTTCGGCGGCATGGGCATCATCGTGCTGGCCGTCGCCATCCTGCCCATGCTCGGCGTCGGCGGCACACAGCTTTTCAAAGCCGAAATCCCCGGCATCGACAAAGACAGCAAAATGGCGCCGCGCATTTCGCAGACGGCCAAACGCCTGTGGCTGGTCTACCTCGCCTTCACCCTCATCACCTGCATGGCGCTCAAATGGGCGGGCATGGGCTGGTTCGACGCGGTGTGTCATGCCATGTCGGCCTTCTCGCTGGGCGGCTTTTCCACCCACGACGCCAGCATCGCCTTCTACAAATCGCCCGCCATCGAAGCCGTTATCGCCGCCGCCACCGTGCTGGGCGCCATTAATTTCGCCAACCACTTCGCCGCCGCACAGGAAAAATCGCCGCGCCCCTACTGGCGCGACGAAGAATCGCGCATCATGCTTGTCGTGCTGGCCGCCAGCATCGCCGCCGCCAGCCTGTATATGTGGTACAAAGGCTTCTATTCCCTGCCCGAAGCGCTGCGCTACGTCGGCTTCAACTTCATTTCCACCGGACTGGCGAGCGGCTTTGCCAACACCGATTTTGCCGTGTGGCCGCTGTTTGTCACCCTGTGGATGTTTTTTCTCGCCAACGTGCTGGCCAACACCGGCTCGATGGGTGGCGGCATCAAACTCGCCCGCGCCCTCGTCCTTGCCAAATTCAGCCTGCGCGAAGTGTCGCTGCTGCTGCACCCCAACGCCGTGCGCACCGTCAAACTCAACAAACGCTCCGTGTCCGACCGCACGGCGATGGCCGTGATGGCCTTTATCTTCGTTTATTTCATGACCGTCGTCGCCGCCACCCTCGGCCTGATGGCAAGCGGCATGGATTTGGTGACCGCCCTCTCCGCCGCCATCGCCTGCATCACCAACGCAGGCCCCGGCTTGGGCACCGTCGGTCCGGCCTACAACTATGCCGCCCTCAGCGACCTGCAAAAATGGATCTGCTGCGCCGTGATGCTCTTGGGGCGGCTGGAAATCTTCACCGTTTTCATTCTGTTCACACCCGACTACTGGCGCAAATAG
- the trkA gene encoding Trk system potassium transporter TrkA produces MKILILGSGQVGSTIAQNLAAMPNNDVTIIDTDENALRHIGTQLDVQTIVGNGASPSLLAAAGAGDSDMLLALTRHDETNLAACRIAADLFNIPNRIARVRLADYLEYGGDEDNSVLEAFAVTDSIHPEQLVTERLSALLSYTSALQVLRFADDKARMAVVQAHNGGLLVNRPIATIGEHLPEGVDCQICAIYRNNRLIVPTAETVVIEGDEVFFLADSRHVKTVMRELRPLEQRTRRVMIAGGGNIGYRLAKQIEKTYDIKIIEHNPQRAEWLAEHLDTSLVLQGSATDENLLSHEYIDEIDVFLALTNDDENNIMASLLAKDLGAKRVITIINRSRYVDLLEGNQIDIVVSPHMITIGNILTHIRPGDVAAVHPLRRGHAEAIEVVVHGTKDTSALVGRRVSDIKWPPGCHIAGLVRGDEVVMGHKDDVKMQDGDHLIFFVSRRRVLRELEKLIQVKVGFFG; encoded by the coding sequence GTGAAAATCCTCATCCTCGGCAGCGGCCAGGTCGGCTCGACCATCGCGCAAAACCTCGCCGCCATGCCCAACAACGACGTCACCATCATCGACACCGACGAAAACGCCCTGCGCCACATCGGCACGCAGCTGGACGTGCAGACCATCGTCGGCAACGGCGCTTCGCCCAGCCTGCTGGCGGCGGCGGGCGCGGGCGACAGCGACATGCTGCTGGCGCTGACGCGGCACGACGAAACCAACCTGGCCGCCTGCCGCATCGCCGCCGACCTCTTCAACATCCCCAACCGCATCGCCCGCGTGCGCCTGGCCGACTACCTCGAATACGGCGGCGACGAAGACAACAGCGTGCTCGAAGCCTTCGCCGTTACCGACTCCATCCACCCCGAACAACTCGTGACCGAACGCCTGTCCGCCCTGTTGAGCTACACCAGCGCCTTGCAGGTCTTGCGTTTTGCCGACGACAAAGCCCGCATGGCCGTTGTCCAGGCGCACAACGGCGGCCTGCTCGTCAACCGCCCCATCGCTACCATCGGCGAACACCTGCCCGAAGGCGTCGACTGCCAAATCTGCGCCATCTACCGCAACAACCGCCTCATCGTCCCCACCGCCGAAACCGTCGTTATCGAAGGCGACGAAGTGTTTTTCCTCGCCGACAGCCGCCACGTCAAAACCGTGATGCGCGAATTGCGCCCGCTCGAACAACGCACCCGCCGCGTGATGATCGCCGGCGGCGGCAACATCGGCTACCGCTTGGCCAAACAAATCGAAAAAACCTACGACATCAAAATCATCGAACACAACCCGCAGCGCGCCGAATGGCTGGCCGAACACCTCGACACCAGCCTCGTGCTGCAAGGCTCGGCCACCGACGAAAACCTGCTTTCACACGAATACATCGACGAAATCGACGTCTTCCTCGCCCTCACCAACGACGACGAAAACAACATCATGGCCAGCCTGCTGGCCAAAGACCTCGGCGCCAAGCGCGTGATCACCATCATCAACCGCTCGCGCTATGTCGACCTGCTCGAAGGCAACCAGATCGACATCGTCGTTTCGCCGCACATGATCACCATCGGCAACATCCTCACCCACATCCGCCCGGGTGACGTGGCGGCGGTGCACCCGCTGCGGCGCGGCCACGCCGAGGCCATCGAGGTCGTCGTCCACGGCACGAAAGACACCTCCGCCCTCGTCGGCCGCCGCGTGTCCGACATCAAATGGCCGCCCGGCTGCCACATCGCCGGCCTCGTGCGCGGCGACGAAGTGGTGATGGGGCACAAAGACGACGTGAAAATGCAGGACGGCGACCACCTTATCTTCTTCGTCTCCCGCCGCCGCGTCCTGCGCGAGTTGGAAAAACTGATACAGGTGAAAGTCGGCTTCTTCGGTTGA
- a CDS encoding YicC/YloC family endoribonuclease, with protein MTIHSMTGFANAAGECGSKRINLDIRAVNHRYLDVQFKMPDDLRHLEGSLREKIAAAAARGKIECRIQVQTAAAGAAALSVNHALAAELAALNDKWRGEFGGLGKLTVADILHFPGVLAAQSEDEETFVLAVQSLLDDALAEFSAARAREGEKLKAHILERLSAMDGIVDALAGQFPSLVQVHLDKARARLAEAVANIDEDRLKQEFALFMQKADVDEEFSRLKTHIGEVRRIVTEAKGSIGKRLDFLMQELNREANTIGSKAIAAECTQASVELKVLIEQMREQVQNIE; from the coding sequence ATGACCATCCACAGCATGACGGGCTTTGCCAACGCCGCCGGCGAATGCGGCAGCAAGCGCATCAATCTCGACATCCGCGCGGTAAACCACCGCTATCTCGACGTGCAGTTCAAAATGCCCGACGATCTGCGGCATTTGGAAGGCAGCCTGCGCGAGAAAATCGCAGCGGCGGCTGCGCGCGGCAAAATCGAGTGCCGCATTCAGGTTCAGACGGCCGCGGCGGGCGCGGCGGCTTTGTCGGTCAACCATGCGCTGGCGGCCGAATTGGCGGCCTTGAACGACAAATGGCGCGGTGAGTTCGGCGGTTTGGGCAAGCTGACGGTGGCCGACATTCTGCACTTCCCCGGCGTGCTGGCGGCGCAGTCGGAAGACGAAGAAACCTTTGTTCTGGCCGTGCAGTCGCTGTTGGACGACGCGCTGGCCGAGTTCTCCGCCGCCCGTGCGCGCGAGGGCGAAAAGCTCAAAGCGCATATTCTGGAGCGGCTTTCGGCGATGGACGGCATCGTCGATGCGCTGGCGGGGCAGTTTCCTTCGCTGGTGCAGGTGCATTTGGACAAAGCCCGTGCGCGGCTGGCGGAGGCGGTGGCCAATATCGACGAAGACCGTCTGAAACAGGAATTTGCCCTGTTCATGCAGAAAGCGGATGTGGATGAGGAATTCAGCCGCCTGAAAACGCATATCGGCGAAGTGCGCCGCATCGTTACCGAAGCCAAAGGCAGCATCGGCAAGCGGCTGGATTTTCTGATGCAGGAACTCAACCGCGAAGCCAACACCATCGGCAGCAAGGCGATAGCCGCCGAATGCACGCAGGCTTCGGTGGAGCTGAAAGTGCTGATCGAGCAGATGCGCGAACAGGTACAGAATATCGAATAG
- the rph gene encoding ribonuclease PH — protein MQTYARTGRAADQLRPLRITPHFLPHADGSALIECGSTRVICTASIDENVPPFLRGKGQGWVTAEYGMLPASTASRMRREAAAGKQSGRTQEIQRLIGRSLRAAVNMEKLGERQILIDCDVIQADGGTRTASITGAYVALALAVRKLLSDGRIAENPLVSQIAAVSAGIVGGVPLLDLDYPEDSGCDSDVNIVMNADGGIIEIQGTAEGAAFSFDELAELVRLAQKGIVTLAAEQNRALAAV, from the coding sequence ATGCAAACCTATGCCCGCACCGGCCGCGCCGCCGACCAACTGCGCCCCCTGCGCATCACCCCGCACTTTCTCCCGCACGCCGACGGCTCGGCGCTGATCGAATGCGGCAGCACCCGCGTTATCTGCACCGCCAGCATCGACGAAAACGTGCCGCCCTTTTTGCGCGGCAAAGGCCAAGGCTGGGTTACCGCCGAATACGGCATGCTGCCCGCCTCCACCGCCTCGCGCATGCGCCGCGAAGCCGCCGCGGGCAAACAGAGCGGCCGCACGCAGGAAATCCAGCGCCTGATCGGCCGCTCCCTGCGCGCCGCCGTTAACATGGAAAAACTCGGCGAGCGGCAGATTCTGATCGACTGCGACGTGATTCAGGCCGACGGCGGCACGCGCACCGCCTCGATTACCGGCGCCTACGTCGCCCTCGCGCTGGCCGTGCGCAAACTGCTTTCAGACGGCCGTATCGCCGAAAACCCGCTGGTGTCGCAAATCGCCGCCGTGTCTGCCGGCATCGTCGGCGGCGTGCCGCTTTTGGATTTGGACTATCCCGAAGACTCCGGCTGCGACAGCGATGTGAACATCGTGATGAACGCCGACGGCGGCATCATCGAAATCCAGGGCACGGCCGAGGGCGCGGCTTTCTCGTTTGACGAACTGGCCGAACTCGTGCGCCTGGCGCAAAAAGGCATAGTCACACTGGCCGCCGAGCAGAACAGGGCGCTGGCGGCCGTCTGA
- the argC gene encoding N-acetyl-gamma-glutamyl-phosphate reductase — MNHTQKKIKIGIVGATGYTGVELLRLLAAHPYAEVAAVTSRSETGVKLADYFPNLRGVYDGLSFAAPEDAPLTECDAVFFATPNGVAMKEAPALLESGVRVIDLSADFRLKDLAEWEKWYGMKHESPSWAAQAVYGLTELNRDAVAQARLVANPGCYPTCVSLALVPLLQAGALREGMPLIADCKSGVSGAGRKAAVGTLFCEAGGNFKAYGVAGHRHLPEIRQTLSALQSGVADGLVFVPHLTPMIRGMHATLYVHLKSGADPQTLLENAYRASPFADVMPAGSTPETRSVRGANVCRIAAQKAPDSGDLWILMSVQDNLVKGAAGQAVQNMNVMFGFAEDTGLPRTALLP; from the coding sequence ATGAACCACACACAGAAAAAAATCAAAATCGGCATCGTCGGCGCAACGGGTTACACCGGCGTCGAATTGCTGCGCCTGTTGGCGGCACACCCTTACGCCGAAGTGGCGGCGGTCACCAGCCGCAGCGAGACGGGAGTGAAACTGGCCGACTATTTCCCCAACCTGCGCGGCGTGTACGACGGCCTGAGCTTTGCCGCCCCCGAAGACGCGCCGCTGACCGAATGCGACGCGGTGTTTTTCGCCACCCCCAACGGCGTGGCGATGAAGGAAGCACCAGCCCTGCTCGAGAGCGGCGTGCGCGTGATCGACCTGTCGGCCGACTTCCGCCTGAAAGACCTGGCCGAATGGGAAAAATGGTACGGCATGAAACACGAAAGCCCCTCCTGGGCGGCGCAGGCCGTGTACGGGCTGACCGAACTCAATCGCGACGCCGTCGCCCAAGCGCGCCTGGTCGCCAACCCCGGCTGCTATCCCACCTGCGTGTCGCTGGCACTCGTTCCCCTGCTGCAGGCGGGCGCGCTGCGCGAGGGCATGCCGCTGATTGCCGACTGCAAATCGGGCGTGTCGGGCGCGGGGCGCAAAGCGGCCGTGGGCACGCTCTTTTGCGAGGCGGGCGGCAATTTCAAAGCCTACGGCGTGGCCGGACACCGCCACCTGCCCGAAATCCGGCAAACCCTGTCCGCCCTGCAAAGCGGCGTAGCCGACGGCCTGGTGTTCGTGCCGCACCTTACGCCGATGATACGCGGCATGCATGCCACGCTTTACGTCCACCTGAAAAGCGGCGCCGACCCGCAAACGCTGCTGGAAAACGCCTACCGCGCCAGCCCCTTCGCCGACGTGATGCCCGCAGGCAGCACGCCCGAAACCCGCAGCGTACGCGGCGCCAACGTCTGCCGCATCGCTGCGCAGAAAGCGCCCGACAGCGGCGACTTGTGGATACTGATGAGCGTGCAGGACAACCTCGTCAAAGGCGCGGCCGGGCAGGCGGTGCAGAATATGAACGTGATGTTCGGCTTCGCCGAAGACACCGGCCTGCCGCGCACCGCCCTCTTGCCGTAA
- the adhP gene encoding alcohol dehydrogenase AdhP, translating to MKMKAAVVTQNSNGNVDIVEKEIRALEYGEALVEVEFCGVCHTDLHVAAGDYGEKPGRVLGHEGIGIVKEVAPGVTKLKAGDRVSIAWLFKSCGSCEYCVSGRETLCRTVLNAGYTADGAMATHCIVDADYAVKVPEGLDPAQASSITCAGVTTYKATKVSGVRPGQWIAMYGAGGLGNLAVQYAKKVFGAHVIAVDVNDDKLALAKEVGADITVNAAKEDAAKVIQEKTGGAHAAVVTAVSRAAFNSAVDAVRAGGRVVAVGLPPETMDLSIPRMVLDGIEVVGSLVGTREDLAEAFRFGAEGLVVPVVQTRRLDETNDIFQEMRDGKIQGRMVIDMKSCGCTV from the coding sequence ATGAAAATGAAAGCAGCAGTCGTCACCCAAAACAGCAACGGCAACGTAGACATCGTCGAAAAGGAAATCCGCGCGCTGGAATACGGCGAAGCGCTGGTGGAAGTGGAATTTTGCGGCGTGTGCCACACCGACCTGCACGTTGCCGCCGGCGATTACGGCGAAAAACCCGGCCGCGTGCTCGGCCATGAAGGCATCGGCATCGTGAAGGAAGTGGCGCCGGGCGTTACCAAGCTCAAAGCGGGCGACCGCGTCAGCATCGCCTGGCTCTTCAAAAGCTGCGGCTCGTGCGAATACTGCGTTTCCGGCCGCGAAACCCTGTGCCGCACCGTTTTGAATGCAGGCTACACCGCCGACGGCGCGATGGCGACGCACTGCATCGTCGACGCCGATTACGCGGTGAAAGTGCCCGAAGGCCTCGATCCCGCGCAGGCCAGCAGCATTACCTGCGCCGGTGTCACCACCTACAAGGCCACCAAAGTCTCGGGCGTGCGTCCCGGCCAGTGGATCGCCATGTACGGCGCGGGCGGCTTGGGCAATCTGGCCGTGCAGTATGCGAAAAAAGTGTTCGGCGCACACGTTATCGCCGTCGATGTTAACGACGACAAACTGGCGCTTGCCAAAGAAGTCGGCGCCGATATCACCGTCAATGCCGCCAAGGAAGACGCGGCCAAAGTCATACAGGAAAAAACCGGCGGCGCCCATGCGGCGGTCGTTACCGCCGTGTCCCGCGCCGCCTTCAATTCCGCCGTGGACGCCGTGCGCGCGGGCGGGCGCGTCGTCGCCGTCGGCCTGCCGCCCGAAACCATGGATCTGTCGATTCCGCGCATGGTGCTCGACGGCATCGAAGTGGTCGGCTCGCTGGTGGGCACGCGCGAAGATTTGGCCGAAGCCTTCCGCTTCGGCGCGGAAGGGCTGGTCGTTCCCGTGGTGCAAACCCGCCGCTTGGACGAAACCAACGACATCTTCCAAGAAATGCGCGACGGCAAAATCCAAGGCCGCATGGTGATAGATATGAAAAGCTGCGGCTGCACCGTATAA
- the dut gene encoding dUTP diphosphatase gives MQTEVELKILNPKMADALPAYATPGSAGLDLRASIDAAITVAPGETVLIPTGIAVHLANPAYAAMILPRSGLGHKHGIVLGNLVGLIDSDYQGELKVSLWNRSGVAFVIEPMERIAQMVIVPVVQAEFKVVDEFAASERGEGGFGSTGKA, from the coding sequence ATGCAGACCGAAGTCGAACTGAAAATCCTCAACCCGAAAATGGCGGACGCCCTGCCGGCCTATGCCACGCCCGGTTCGGCCGGTTTGGACTTGCGCGCCAGCATTGATGCGGCAATTACCGTCGCCCCCGGCGAAACCGTGCTGATCCCCACCGGCATCGCCGTCCACCTTGCCAATCCCGCCTACGCCGCCATGATTCTGCCGCGCTCGGGTTTGGGACACAAACACGGCATCGTGCTGGGCAATCTGGTCGGCCTGATCGATTCGGACTACCAGGGCGAATTGAAAGTGTCGCTGTGGAACCGCAGCGGCGTAGCGTTTGTTATCGAACCGATGGAGCGCATTGCCCAGATGGTGATCGTGCCGGTGGTGCAGGCGGAGTTTAAAGTGGTGGACGAATTTGCCGCCAGCGAGCGCGGCGAAGGAGGCTTCGGCAGCACGGGTAAAGCCTGA